From the genome of Triticum aestivum cultivar Chinese Spring chromosome 3B, IWGSC CS RefSeq v2.1, whole genome shotgun sequence, one region includes:
- the LOC123066732 gene encoding uncharacterized protein, translating into MASQVIEVNRNGAEVYHGAALCADKAVELLAETNMPLGLLPLADIEEVGYNRSTGFVWLRQKKALTHTFKQIGRLVSYATEVTAFVEDRKMKRITGVKSKELLIWVTVCDMYIDKNNHSKISFKTPTGLGRTFPVSAYGKEDDNKHDVAK; encoded by the coding sequence ATGGCGTCACAGGTGATCGAGGTGAACAGAAATGGCGCGGAGGTGTACCACGGCGCGGCACTGTGCGCCGACAAGGCGGTGGAGCTGCTGGCCGAGACCAACATGCCGCTGGGTCTGCTGCCGCTGGCGGACATCGAGGAGGTCGGCTACAACCGCTCCACGGGCTTCGTGTGGCTGCGCCAGAAGAAGGCGCTCACACACACCTTCAAGCAGATCGGCAGGCTGGTCTCGTATGCCACCGAGGTGACGGCCTTTGTCGAAGACCGCAAGATGAAGCGCATTACGGGGGTTAAGAGCAAGGAGCTCCTCATCTGGGTCACCGTCTGCGACATGTACATCGACAAGAACAACCACTCAAAGATCAGTTTCAAGACGCCCACCGGACTGGGAAGGACCTTCCCTGTCTCCGCCTACGGAAAGGAGGACGACAACAAGCACGACGTGGCCAAATAA